The Chloroflexota bacterium genome window below encodes:
- a CDS encoding GDP-mannose 4,6-dehydratase: MRALVIGADGFVGRHLVEHLEESGDDVAAVSGPQSARSGGALDVRDTARVRDVVRSAAPKAIYNLAGIAFGPDASTDFTRALDVAVCGTAAVIEAAAIGRPTVLVTGSSEVYGGPPAGATITEEFPIRPANPYGLTKALQEQVALEYARLLNVPVVVTRSFNHIGPGQREEFVVSAFALQLARISTGQAAPVVRVGNLDAVRDFTDVRDVVRAYRLLVTTRIRGVAINVASGHGVRIGEILERLIAVSGLQVRVELDPARVRSDDPPRIVGDASKLRRFTGWKPAIEFSETLTDVWLEMRERVLTGSA, from the coding sequence GTGAGGGCGCTTGTCATCGGTGCGGACGGCTTCGTCGGCCGCCACCTGGTGGAGCATCTTGAAGAGTCCGGGGACGATGTTGCCGCCGTTTCGGGTCCTCAGAGCGCGAGATCTGGTGGTGCCCTCGATGTGCGTGACACCGCGCGAGTGCGTGACGTCGTCCGGTCCGCCGCTCCCAAAGCGATCTACAACTTGGCTGGTATCGCATTTGGGCCCGACGCGAGCACAGATTTCACGAGGGCCTTAGACGTGGCTGTGTGCGGAACGGCAGCAGTGATTGAAGCTGCCGCGATCGGGCGACCAACCGTACTCGTGACTGGCTCGTCAGAAGTTTACGGTGGCCCACCGGCCGGCGCGACGATCACCGAGGAGTTCCCGATTCGGCCGGCCAATCCGTATGGATTGACGAAAGCGTTGCAGGAGCAGGTAGCGCTGGAGTACGCCCGTCTGCTCAACGTGCCCGTAGTCGTTACGAGATCCTTCAATCACATTGGTCCTGGACAGCGTGAAGAGTTCGTTGTCTCCGCCTTCGCCCTTCAGCTCGCGAGGATATCAACGGGCCAGGCGGCGCCTGTGGTGCGAGTTGGAAATCTGGATGCCGTCCGCGACTTTACGGACGTCCGCGACGTCGTCCGCGCTTACCGGCTCCTGGTGACGACGCGCATTCGAGGAGTCGCAATCAACGTTGCTTCGGGCCACGGAGTACGCATCGGAGAAATCCTCGAGAGGCTAATCGCAGTAAGCGGGCTTCAGGTCCGTGTCGAGCTCGATCCAGCCCGCGTGCGTTCGGACGACCCGCCCCGCATCGTTGGCGATGCCAGCAAACTGCGGCGTTTCACCGGATGGAAGCCCGCCATCGAATTCAGTGAAACTCTGACTGATGTATGGCTCGAGATGCGCGAGCGGGTGCTGACCGGTTCCGCATAG
- the gmd gene encoding GDP-mannose 4,6-dehydratase, whose protein sequence is MAETALITGITGQDGSYLAELLLEKGYRVVGMTRRTSTMTMERIAHLVDDLEIVQGDLLDQNSLAEALRTTRPSEVYNLAAQSFVPTSWNQPVLTGEFTALGVTRMLEAVRQTDPAIRFYQASSSEMFGKATEVPQHELTRFHPRSPYGVAKVYAHWITVNYRESYGLHTVSGILFNHESPRRGLEFVTRKISDRVARIKLGLAHQLRLGNLDAKRDWGFAGDYVRAMWSMLQEPEPDDYVIATGVTHSVREFAEAAFGHVGLDFEQYVIVDAGLVRPAEVELLVGDASKARARLGWEPTVDFSRLVQMMVDADLERLEEDISHGRAQARSPAPAGT, encoded by the coding sequence ATGGCTGAGACTGCCCTCATTACGGGTATTACCGGTCAGGACGGGTCGTACCTGGCGGAGCTGCTGCTGGAAAAGGGCTACCGCGTGGTCGGCATGACGCGGCGGACAAGCACCATGACGATGGAGCGTATCGCGCACTTGGTCGACGACCTTGAGATAGTGCAGGGCGACCTGCTAGATCAGAACTCCCTCGCTGAGGCGCTGCGCACCACTCGCCCCTCGGAGGTGTATAACCTCGCCGCGCAATCCTTCGTCCCGACTTCGTGGAACCAACCAGTGCTGACTGGCGAGTTCACGGCCCTTGGCGTGACGCGCATGCTCGAGGCGGTCCGCCAGACCGACCCGGCGATCCGCTTCTACCAGGCAAGCTCGAGCGAGATGTTCGGCAAAGCGACCGAGGTGCCGCAGCACGAGCTCACGCGATTCCATCCCCGCTCGCCATACGGAGTCGCGAAGGTGTACGCGCACTGGATCACCGTGAACTACCGGGAGAGCTACGGCCTCCATACGGTGAGTGGCATTCTCTTCAACCATGAGTCGCCACGCCGGGGCCTCGAGTTCGTCACACGCAAGATCAGCGATCGCGTCGCTCGGATCAAGCTCGGTCTTGCGCACCAGCTGAGACTCGGCAACCTCGACGCCAAGCGTGACTGGGGATTCGCCGGCGACTATGTCCGGGCGATGTGGTCGATGCTCCAAGAGCCAGAGCCTGACGACTACGTCATCGCGACGGGCGTGACACATTCGGTCAGAGAGTTTGCCGAGGCCGCATTCGGTCACGTTGGTCTCGACTTCGAGCAATACGTCATCGTCGATGCAGGTCTCGTGCGGCCGGCCGAGGTCGAACTCCTGGTCGGAGATGCGTCGAAAGCACGCGCTCGGCTCGGCTGGGAGCCGACCGTGGACTTCTCAAGGCTTGTCCAGATGATGGTGGACGCCGATCTTGAGCGACTGGAGGAGGACATCTCGCACGGACGAGCCCAGGCCAGGAGCCCTGCTCCGGCAGGAACGTGA
- a CDS encoding glycosyltransferase family 1 protein: MRAAATLAYDAGPVQATPNGVGVYVRELALALLERRSDDDDVVLIGARRDGPLAGVARTLMRGERHQVWVQRHANADVRSASADLVHYTNAIAPLRSVRPFVLTIQDLSLVRYPYYHPKLRLAAVPVMMSAAHRARAVMVPSRATADELHRLLRVPPRRIVITELAPGPDGGVENADPSEVLARFGLERGRYIVSTATLEPRKNIARLVAAFEQLAARDADLRLVLVGAVGWRTSKIELRLASSPVEDRIVRTGFVSDADRMALIEASSAFVYVSLYEGYGLPIVEAMSAGAPVVTSNLSSMPEAAGGAAVLVDPLDPGAIAAGVEEAIQQRPALVKAGRRRAAKLSWTRTAEATRAVYQQARGRWV, translated from the coding sequence GTGAGAGCAGCCGCAACGCTCGCCTACGACGCCGGCCCTGTCCAGGCGACACCGAACGGCGTGGGCGTCTATGTCCGCGAGCTCGCATTGGCGCTCCTTGAGCGGCGCAGCGACGACGATGACGTTGTCCTTATCGGTGCGAGACGTGACGGCCCGCTTGCAGGCGTGGCGCGCACGCTCATGCGTGGCGAGCGGCACCAAGTGTGGGTGCAGCGGCACGCAAACGCGGATGTCCGATCCGCGAGTGCGGATCTGGTGCACTACACGAACGCAATCGCGCCGCTGCGGAGCGTGCGGCCCTTTGTGCTTACCATCCAGGACCTCTCACTGGTGCGGTATCCGTACTACCACCCCAAACTGCGGCTGGCGGCCGTACCGGTCATGATGTCGGCAGCGCATCGCGCGCGCGCGGTGATGGTGCCGTCGCGCGCCACTGCGGACGAGCTCCATCGGCTGCTGCGTGTGCCCCCTCGCCGGATCGTGATCACGGAGCTGGCGCCCGGACCGGATGGCGGCGTGGAAAACGCCGACCCGAGCGAGGTCCTCGCGCGATTCGGGCTGGAGCGCGGCCGCTACATCGTGTCGACGGCGACGCTTGAGCCCCGGAAGAACATCGCACGTCTCGTCGCCGCCTTCGAGCAACTCGCGGCTCGCGACGCGGACCTTCGGCTGGTGCTCGTCGGCGCGGTCGGCTGGAGGACATCGAAGATCGAGCTGAGGCTCGCGTCGAGTCCTGTTGAGGACCGCATCGTGAGGACCGGGTTCGTCTCCGACGCCGATCGAATGGCGCTGATCGAGGCTTCCTCGGCGTTCGTCTACGTGTCGCTGTACGAGGGCTATGGGCTACCGATCGTCGAGGCGATGTCCGCCGGAGCGCCGGTCGTCACCTCGAACCTGTCGTCCATGCCCGAGGCCGCCGGCGGTGCGGCCGTATTGGTCGACCCCCTCGATCCCGGCGCGATCGCGGCTGGCGTAGAGGAGGCGATTCAGCAGCGCCCGGCGCTGGTCAAGGCCGGACGACGGCGTGCGGCGAAGCTCAGCTGGACGCGGACGGCAGAGGCAACGCGAGCGGTGTACCAGCAGGCCCGGGGTCGCTGGGTATGA
- a CDS encoding O-antigen ligase family protein: MVGALLAAFFATLPLANTLTIDIGFPLTIAHLVAVPLALAVGALLVRTGRRPALRPLAYFVPFALVYALSTLVNLGTDYGDVPFATGRLASDVRSLTKVVWLLGNLTIAAVVAAALGWAVLRRMAWVALVAGAAAASVYGLYQAIGQSHGLYVPLLPGTEFIPGSASFWIVPRAKSTFLEPSFFGAFLGVVLPFGIALLAGRSRVTVASFFATFLIIGGIIVTFSVAGYLAAVPGVIALLLLLPNPLRLRAVLRPLTATVLVVMLLVATMPDLVEAGVALIEKGATAGQMLGVPEETASVEPDDSDDTTSPRLTPVPTPDPAEEVTQRTARERVATSRAAITMFMAHPLLGVGPGNFGFAYSRYRQADVEAPDQLLIPNNIYAELLGETGILGFGTFLFAVTALGWSALRSWRSSDRSYGFAAAAIAALIAVVASLLTAPSFTILYQWAVIAIVAAVAKDAGGANGTVSGPTSDEGP; this comes from the coding sequence GTGGTTGGCGCATTGCTGGCCGCATTCTTCGCGACGTTGCCGCTGGCCAACACGCTGACGATCGACATCGGCTTCCCGCTGACGATCGCCCACCTGGTCGCCGTTCCGTTGGCGCTCGCCGTGGGCGCGCTGCTCGTCCGGACAGGTCGACGGCCCGCGCTGCGTCCACTCGCGTACTTTGTGCCGTTCGCGTTGGTCTACGCACTCTCAACTCTTGTCAACCTGGGGACCGACTACGGAGACGTCCCGTTCGCGACGGGCCGGCTCGCCTCCGACGTGAGGTCGCTCACGAAGGTAGTCTGGCTGCTCGGCAACCTGACTATAGCGGCCGTCGTCGCGGCTGCGCTCGGGTGGGCAGTCCTGCGTAGGATGGCGTGGGTCGCGCTCGTGGCCGGTGCAGCAGCCGCGTCGGTCTACGGTCTTTATCAGGCGATCGGCCAGTCGCACGGCCTGTACGTCCCGCTATTGCCCGGAACGGAATTCATCCCGGGCAGCGCGTCTTTCTGGATCGTGCCGCGGGCCAAGTCCACCTTCCTCGAGCCGTCGTTCTTCGGCGCGTTCCTCGGCGTGGTCCTGCCGTTCGGGATCGCGCTCCTCGCAGGTCGCTCGCGAGTGACCGTCGCGTCGTTCTTTGCAACCTTCCTGATCATCGGTGGAATCATTGTCACCTTCTCGGTGGCGGGGTACCTCGCGGCGGTGCCGGGCGTCATCGCGCTGCTGCTACTCCTTCCAAATCCGCTGCGACTGCGCGCCGTGCTCCGGCCGCTGACGGCGACGGTGCTAGTTGTGATGCTGCTGGTGGCGACGATGCCCGATCTGGTCGAGGCGGGTGTGGCGCTGATCGAGAAGGGCGCGACTGCCGGGCAGATGCTCGGCGTGCCGGAGGAGACCGCGAGCGTAGAGCCAGACGACTCCGACGACACGACGTCACCACGACTGACACCAGTCCCGACCCCAGACCCCGCCGAGGAGGTCACACAGCGAACGGCGCGAGAGCGGGTCGCCACCAGCCGCGCGGCGATCACCATGTTCATGGCCCACCCACTCCTCGGCGTCGGCCCGGGAAACTTCGGGTTCGCCTACAGCCGCTACCGCCAGGCCGACGTGGAAGCGCCGGACCAGCTGCTGATCCCGAACAACATCTACGCCGAGCTGCTCGGCGAAACGGGCATCCTGGGCTTCGGAACGTTCCTGTTCGCCGTCACCGCACTCGGCTGGTCCGCCCTGCGCTCGTGGCGTTCGTCCGATCGCAGCTACGGCTTTGCCGCCGCGGCGATTGCCGCGCTGATCGCGGTCGTCGCGTCACTCCTCACCGCGCCGTCCTTCACGATCCTCTACCAGTGGGCTGTGATTGCAATCGTGGCCGCGGTCGCAAAGGATGCGGGCGGTGCGAACGGCACGGTGAGCGGCCCGACGAGCGACGAGGGACCGTGA
- a CDS encoding flippase yields MTARPVVRSVAWLSASHALVLVVGLATAIVIARGGAEDLGRYRFAQAILMYLVVASDAGLTLLSVREIARRPADAVRYAGPVLVVRFVLSAVLFGVAATVVGVSDARDAAPFYLVMFASVFPLSLSLIHVLQGRERLRGVALVRMVSIAGAGAIGLVAYLVSGRLVALVVPTVVVGLLVDGVLLLFARHRLGIRLRWGTPPEWAALLVTGVPFLVTAVAVQLVSNADAVIIGTVRGESQLGLYAAAYVLAGQTLFLAGPIASAIYPRFSRLHSTPDRFREAIRKVFGAIALFIVPASIGAALLADAILGFLYGTDYEVSAPILAVLMGMPLIGFYNVAMSQVLYAAGRQASVARIAIIAAVVNVGTNLVLIPSVGLVGAAIAAVLTEVVTATAYTRTAAPITGLAPLRAYLSPFPAAFVMAVGVVLVRVAGLQPLIVFGGVIGTAVYAMAIVVRPPEVARRTVDRLIK; encoded by the coding sequence GTGACCGCCCGCCCGGTCGTCAGATCGGTTGCGTGGTTGTCGGCCAGCCACGCGCTGGTGCTCGTCGTCGGACTCGCAACGGCGATCGTCATCGCGCGTGGCGGGGCCGAGGACCTTGGCCGATACCGGTTCGCGCAAGCCATCCTGATGTACCTTGTGGTCGCTTCCGACGCCGGACTGACGCTGCTGTCCGTCCGAGAGATCGCGCGCCGGCCCGCGGACGCCGTGCGCTACGCCGGTCCAGTGCTGGTCGTCCGTTTCGTGCTGTCGGCCGTGCTGTTCGGCGTGGCGGCGACGGTCGTCGGCGTCTCGGACGCCCGGGACGCCGCGCCCTTCTACCTAGTGATGTTCGCCTCCGTCTTCCCTCTGTCGCTGAGTCTGATCCACGTGCTCCAGGGCCGCGAGAGGCTGCGCGGCGTCGCGCTTGTGCGGATGGTGAGCATCGCGGGCGCGGGCGCGATTGGGTTAGTCGCGTACCTTGTGTCCGGAAGACTGGTGGCGCTCGTCGTCCCGACGGTCGTCGTCGGCCTGTTAGTCGACGGCGTCCTGCTGCTGTTCGCGCGCCACCGGCTCGGCATCCGGCTCAGATGGGGCACGCCGCCCGAGTGGGCCGCACTCCTCGTCACTGGCGTCCCGTTCCTGGTGACCGCCGTGGCCGTCCAGCTGGTATCGAACGCCGACGCGGTGATCATCGGCACGGTTCGCGGCGAGTCGCAGCTCGGGCTGTATGCCGCGGCCTACGTGCTGGCGGGCCAGACGCTCTTCCTGGCCGGGCCTATCGCATCAGCGATCTACCCTCGGTTCTCGAGGCTGCACTCGACTCCGGACCGCTTCCGCGAAGCCATCCGCAAGGTGTTCGGCGCGATCGCGCTGTTCATCGTGCCGGCTTCCATCGGCGCGGCGCTTCTCGCCGACGCGATCCTCGGCTTCCTGTACGGGACCGACTACGAGGTTTCCGCGCCGATCCTCGCCGTGCTGATGGGCATGCCGCTGATCGGGTTCTACAACGTCGCCATGTCGCAGGTGCTGTACGCCGCCGGCCGCCAGGCGTCGGTCGCCCGGATCGCGATAATCGCAGCCGTCGTGAACGTCGGCACGAACCTGGTGCTGATCCCATCGGTCGGGTTGGTCGGTGCCGCGATCGCGGCCGTTCTGACGGAGGTCGTGACGGCGACAGCGTACACGCGGACGGCGGCACCGATCACCGGGCTAGCGCCGCTGCGGGCGTACCTCTCACCATTCCCCGCCGCATTCGTCATGGCCGTCGGCGTGGTGTTGGTCCGCGTGGCGGGGCTCCAGCCGCTGATCGTCTTCGGGGGGGTCATCGGCACCGCCGTGTACGCCATGGCCATCGTTGTACGGCCGCCGGAGGTCGCGCGCCGCACGGTCGATCGGCTCATCAAGTGA
- a CDS encoding sugar nucleotide-binding protein, translated as MLGHRGMLGTVVHRHLREQGYGCIISDLRYEGHPDDPLMAEVAGSGVDVVVNCAGITMPRHVDDKRLFIVNALLPQHVAATLSGSQLLVHPSTDGVFRGDRMHAATAPPDADDPYGLSKRLGENVLHTAGPTVVVLRTSIVGPEKQSARGLLAWFLAQRSAVQGWTDHLWNGITTLAWAKLCVEFATGVRAPATGLHQPTTATAVSKYELLQLFAEAYDHRVPIEPVATGRPVDRRLEPTIQMPPLAGQLAELRDWWAADRG; from the coding sequence GTGCTCGGGCACCGCGGCATGCTCGGCACCGTCGTGCACCGACACCTGCGCGAGCAGGGGTACGGTTGCATCATCAGCGACCTGCGGTATGAGGGGCATCCGGACGATCCGCTCATGGCCGAGGTCGCCGGGTCCGGCGTAGACGTGGTCGTAAACTGCGCCGGAATCACCATGCCGCGGCACGTCGACGACAAGCGCCTGTTCATCGTGAACGCGCTGTTGCCACAGCACGTGGCGGCCACGCTGTCTGGGTCGCAGCTGCTCGTCCATCCCAGCACTGACGGCGTGTTTCGAGGTGACCGAATGCACGCCGCCACTGCTCCGCCGGACGCGGACGACCCCTACGGCCTGTCGAAGCGCCTCGGCGAGAACGTGCTCCACACCGCCGGGCCGACTGTCGTCGTTCTCCGAACCTCGATCGTCGGTCCCGAGAAGCAGAGTGCGCGTGGGCTGCTGGCGTGGTTCCTGGCACAGCGCAGCGCGGTTCAAGGATGGACCGATCATCTCTGGAACGGCATTACTACCCTTGCGTGGGCGAAGCTGTGCGTGGAGTTCGCGACGGGCGTGAGGGCACCCGCTACGGGACTGCACCAGCCCACTACGGCGACCGCGGTATCGAAGTACGAGCTGCTGCAATTGTTCGCCGAGGCCTATGACCACCGGGTTCCAATCGAGCCGGTCGCGACAGGCCGCCCTGTCGATCGCAGGCTCGAGCCGACGATCCAGATGCCGCCGCTCGCGGGACAGCTAGCGGAGCTGCGCGACTGGTGGGCCGCCGACCGAGGCTGA